In Mycobacterium tuberculosis H37Rv, a single window of DNA contains:
- the lipT gene encoding carboxylesterase LipT yields the protein MALESATVGSMHERTVRARTATGIVEGFTRDGVHRWRSIPYARAPVGSLRFRAPQPAQPWPGVRHCHTFANCAPQQRRYTVMGIGRYQTRSEDCLTLNVVTPEEPATQPLPVMVFIHGGGYILGSSATPIYDGAALARRGCVYVSVNYRLGALGCLDLSSLSTPQITLDSNVYLRDLVLALRWVHDNIAEFGGDPGNVTIFGESAGAHITATLLAVPAAKGLFARAISESPAAGMVRSREVAAEFAARFANLIGARTQDAANALMQASPAQLVEAQHHLIRQGMRKRLGAFPIGPVFGDDYLPMDPVEAMRSGRVHAVPLIVGTNAEEGRLFTRFLGMLPTNEPMVEELLSGMKPADRERITAAYPNYPAPSACIQLGGDFAFSSAAWQIAEAHGANAPTYLYRYDYAPRTLRWSGFGATHATELFAVFDIYRTRFGALLTAAADRRAALRVSNEVQRRWRCFSQIGVPGDDWPAYTQDDRAVLVFDRRCRIEFDPHQHRRIAWDGFSLAN from the coding sequence GTGGCCCTGGAGTCGGCTACCGTCGGGTCTATGCACGAGCGCACCGTGCGCGCCCGCACGGCCACCGGCATCGTTGAAGGCTTCACGCGCGACGGTGTGCACCGTTGGCGATCAATCCCTTACGCCAGGGCGCCGGTGGGCTCGCTGCGATTCCGGGCGCCGCAGCCAGCGCAGCCCTGGCCGGGCGTACGGCACTGCCACACGTTTGCCAACTGTGCTCCTCAGCAGCGCCGCTACACCGTGATGGGCATCGGCAGGTACCAGACCCGCAGCGAGGACTGTCTCACCCTCAACGTCGTCACACCCGAAGAGCCAGCCACCCAGCCGCTGCCGGTAATGGTGTTCATCCACGGTGGGGGCTACATCCTGGGCAGCTCGGCAACCCCGATATACGACGGCGCAGCGTTGGCACGCCGCGGCTGCGTGTACGTGTCGGTCAACTACCGGCTGGGCGCGTTGGGGTGTCTTGACCTGTCGTCCTTGTCGACACCGCAGATCACCCTCGACAGCAACGTGTACCTGCGCGACCTGGTGTTGGCGTTGCGTTGGGTCCACGACAACATCGCGGAGTTCGGCGGTGACCCAGGCAATGTCACCATTTTCGGCGAAAGCGCGGGCGCGCATATCACCGCCACACTGTTGGCGGTGCCAGCCGCCAAAGGCCTATTCGCCAGGGCGATCTCGGAAAGCCCAGCGGCGGGCATGGTGCGTTCGCGCGAGGTGGCCGCCGAGTTCGCGGCACGCTTTGCCAATCTGATCGGCGCGCGTACCCAGGATGCCGCCAATGCGTTGATGCAGGCGTCCCCCGCGCAGCTGGTGGAAGCCCAACACCACCTGATTCGCCAGGGAATGCGGAAAAGGCTGGGCGCCTTCCCGATTGGTCCGGTGTTCGGCGACGACTACCTGCCCATGGACCCCGTCGAGGCGATGCGGTCCGGCCGGGTGCACGCGGTTCCGCTGATCGTGGGAACCAACGCCGAAGAGGGTCGGTTGTTCACCCGCTTTCTGGGGATGCTGCCGACCAACGAACCGATGGTTGAAGAGCTACTGTCGGGCATGAAACCGGCCGATCGTGAACGCATTACCGCCGCCTACCCGAATTACCCTGCGCCCTCGGCGTGCATCCAGCTCGGTGGTGACTTCGCCTTTAGCTCGGCGGCCTGGCAGATCGCCGAGGCTCACGGCGCCAATGCGCCCACCTACCTATACCGATATGACTACGCGCCACGGACGCTGCGCTGGTCGGGTTTCGGCGCCACCCATGCCACCGAACTGTTTGCCGTCTTCGACATCTATCGCACCAGATTTGGCGCATTGCTGACCGCCGCCGCCGACCGCCGTGCCGCCCTTCGGGTCAGCAACGAGGTGCAACGCCGCTGGCGTTGTTTCAGCCAAATTGGTGTTCCGGGCGACGACTGGCCGGCTTACACCCAAGACGACCGTGCCGTCCTGGTTTTCGACCGCAGGTGCCGCATCGAGTTCGATCCGCATCAGCACCGCCGGATCGCATGGGACGGGTTTTCGCTGGCGAATTGA
- the pncA gene encoding pyrazinamidase/nicotinamidase PncA (involved in susceptibility or resistance to antituberculous drug pyrazinamide.): MRALIIVDVQNDFCEGGSLAVTGGAALARAISDYLAEAADYHHVVATKDFHIDPGDHFSGTPDYSSSWPPHCVSGTPGADFHPSLDTSAIEAVFYKGAYTGAYSGFEGVDENGTPLLNWLRQRGVDEVDVVGIATDHCVRQTAEDAVRNGLATRVLVDLTAGVSADTTVAALEEMRTASVELVCSS, encoded by the coding sequence ATGCGGGCGTTGATCATCGTCGACGTGCAGAACGACTTCTGCGAGGGTGGCTCGCTGGCGGTAACCGGTGGCGCCGCGCTGGCCCGCGCCATCAGCGACTACCTGGCCGAAGCGGCGGACTACCATCACGTCGTGGCAACCAAGGACTTCCACATCGACCCGGGTGACCACTTCTCCGGCACACCGGACTATTCCTCGTCGTGGCCACCGCATTGCGTCAGCGGTACTCCCGGCGCGGACTTCCATCCCAGTCTGGACACGTCGGCAATCGAGGCGGTGTTCTACAAGGGTGCCTACACCGGAGCGTACAGCGGCTTCGAAGGAGTCGACGAGAACGGCACGCCACTGCTGAATTGGCTGCGGCAACGCGGCGTCGATGAGGTCGATGTGGTCGGTATTGCCACCGATCATTGTGTGCGCCAGACGGCCGAGGACGCGGTACGCAATGGCTTGGCCACCAGGGTGCTGGTGGACCTGACAGCGGGTGTGTCGGCCGATACCACCGTCGCCGCGCTGGAGGAGATGCGCACCGCCAGCGTCGAGTTGGTTTGCAGCTCCTGA
- the lppI gene encoding lipoprotein LppI: MRIAALVAVSLLIAGCSREVGGDVGQSQTIAPPAPAPSAAPSTPPAAGAPITTIVSWIEAGHPVDPAAYHVATRDGVTTQLGDDVAFSASSGTVACMTDARHTSGTLACLVRLANPPPRPETAYGEWKGGWVDFDGIHLQVGSARADPGPFVYGNGPELANGDTLSIGDYRCRSYQAGLFCVNYAHQSAVRFASAGIEPFGCLKPAPPPDGVGVAFGC; the protein is encoded by the coding sequence ATGCGGATCGCCGCGCTGGTCGCAGTGTCGTTGCTGATTGCGGGGTGCTCGCGCGAGGTCGGCGGTGATGTAGGGCAGTCGCAGACCATCGCCCCGCCGGCGCCCGCCCCGTCGGCGGCGCCGTCAACACCACCGGCCGCAGGAGCGCCGATCACCACTATCGTGTCTTGGATTGAGGCGGGTCACCCGGTTGATCCCGCCGCCTATCACGTCGCCACCCGCGACGGCGTCACCACCCAGCTTGGCGACGACGTCGCGTTCAGCGCTTCGTCGGGCACGGTGGCCTGTATGACGGATGCCAGGCACACTAGCGGCACCCTGGCCTGCCTGGTCCGACTCGCGAACCCACCACCCCGGCCCGAGACGGCCTACGGCGAATGGAAGGGCGGCTGGGTCGACTTTGACGGCATCCACCTGCAGGTCGGGTCCGCCCGCGCCGACCCGGGCCCGTTCGTCTACGGCAATGGACCCGAGCTGGCCAACGGGGACACGCTGTCGATCGGGGACTACCGCTGCCGCTCCTATCAAGCGGGCCTGTTCTGCGTGAACTACGCCCATCAGTCCGCGGTCCGGTTCGCCAGCGCCGGGATCGAGCCGTTCGGCTGCCTGAAGCCGGCGCCGCCACCCGACGGCGTGGGCGTTGCGTTCGGCTGCTGA